One stretch of Synechococcus sp. UW179A DNA includes these proteins:
- the ychF gene encoding redox-regulated ATPase YchF: MLKAGIVGLPNVGKSTLFNALVANAQAQAANFPFCTIEPNVGTVSVPDARLEQLTDLSSSAETIPTRMEFVDIAGLVKGASQGEGLGNKFLANIREVDAIVHVVRCFEDDDVIHVSGSVGPVRDAEVINLELGLSDLAQIEKRRERLKKQMRTSKEAQTEDAALERIQAVLEQGGAARNVELSDEEVLMVKPLGLLTAKPIIYATNVSEDDLAAGNGFCEDVVALAAKEGAETVRISAQVEAELVELGAEECKDYLDGLGVSEGGLKSLIRATYRLLGLRTYFTTGEKETRAWTFRAGMTAPQAAGVIHTDFERGFIRAQTIGCEKLLEAGSLVEARNKGWLRSEGKDYEVAEGDVMEFLFNV; the protein is encoded by the coding sequence ATGCTCAAAGCCGGAATCGTCGGTTTACCCAATGTGGGTAAATCCACCCTCTTCAATGCCCTTGTGGCCAATGCCCAGGCCCAGGCAGCCAATTTCCCCTTCTGCACCATCGAACCGAATGTCGGGACCGTGTCTGTTCCGGATGCGCGGCTGGAGCAGCTGACTGATCTGAGCAGCAGTGCCGAAACCATTCCCACAAGGATGGAATTCGTTGATATCGCCGGTCTGGTGAAGGGAGCGAGTCAGGGTGAAGGGCTCGGTAACAAGTTTCTGGCCAACATCCGTGAAGTGGACGCCATCGTTCATGTGGTTCGTTGCTTTGAGGATGACGACGTCATTCACGTCTCCGGCTCCGTTGGCCCGGTTCGCGATGCCGAGGTGATCAACCTTGAACTCGGGCTTTCAGATCTGGCTCAGATTGAAAAGCGTCGTGAACGGCTGAAGAAGCAGATGCGAACAAGCAAGGAGGCCCAGACAGAGGATGCGGCGCTTGAACGGATTCAGGCTGTGCTCGAGCAAGGCGGCGCTGCCCGCAATGTTGAGCTGAGCGACGAAGAAGTGTTGATGGTCAAACCACTTGGGCTATTGACGGCCAAGCCAATCATTTACGCCACCAATGTGAGTGAAGACGACCTCGCTGCAGGCAATGGATTCTGTGAGGACGTGGTTGCTCTGGCGGCAAAGGAGGGCGCTGAAACCGTGCGCATCTCTGCTCAGGTGGAAGCAGAGCTGGTTGAGCTTGGAGCTGAAGAGTGCAAGGACTATCTCGATGGACTTGGTGTTAGCGAAGGTGGTCTGAAAAGTCTGATTCGTGCCACTTACCGTTTACTGGGATTGCGCACCTATTTCACGACTGGTGAAAAGGAAACACGAGCCTGGACTTTCAGGGCTGGGATGACTGCTCCTCAGGCGGCAGGAGTGATCCATACTGATTTCGAACGAGGATTCATTCGTGCTCAGACCATCGGTTGCGAGAAATTGCTAGAAGCAGGATCGCTGGTGGAAGCTCGCAACAAAGGTTGGCTACGCAGTGAAGGCAAAGACTATGAAGTTGCGGAAGGTGATGTGATGGAATTTTTGTTTAATGTTTAG
- a CDS encoding peroxiredoxin — protein sequence MPLNNQVPLVTFQTRVRDESVPGDNPFRWQELSSKEIFSGKKTVLFALPGAFTPTCSSNHLPRYDELFEEFKSHGVDQIICLSVNDAFVMFQWSKHLGTKNIFMLPDGNGEFTRKMGMLVEKENLGFGMRSWRYSMLVNDMVIEKMFVEPDFADNCPTDPFQSSDADTMMAFLKGSTSSGIAKPHAFIG from the coding sequence ATGCCTCTCAACAATCAAGTTCCATTGGTTACGTTTCAGACTCGCGTCCGTGATGAAAGTGTGCCTGGCGATAATCCGTTCCGGTGGCAAGAGTTAAGCAGCAAGGAAATTTTTAGTGGCAAAAAAACTGTACTTTTTGCACTTCCTGGTGCTTTCACACCAACCTGCTCATCCAATCATCTTCCCCGCTACGATGAGCTCTTCGAGGAATTCAAAAGCCACGGTGTTGATCAGATCATCTGCTTGTCGGTCAATGACGCATTTGTAATGTTCCAGTGGAGCAAGCACCTGGGAACCAAGAACATTTTCATGCTGCCCGACGGCAATGGTGAATTCACCAGAAAGATGGGAATGCTTGTTGAGAAAGAAAACCTCGGCTTTGGAATGCGCTCCTGGCGTTATTCGATGCTTGTCAACGACATGGTCATTGAAAAAATGTTTGTTGAGCCTGATTTTGCAGACAACTGCCCGACAGATCCTTTCCAATCCTCTGACGCTGACACGATGATGGCATTTCTGAAAGGGAGTACATCATCAGGGATCGCTAAGCCGCATGCTTTCATCGGCTGA